The following proteins are co-located in the Ascochyta rabiei chromosome 8, complete sequence genome:
- a CDS encoding Lytic cellulose monooxygenase (C1-hydroxylating) yields the protein MFSAALLLGAVATLLDTVSAHGFINSVSTNGASTKGSDPSWYYSPANSRPQTAGWDSLNQDNGFVEPAALGTDDISCHKSATAGRLYANVAAGSVLTLYWNTWPESHKGPVINYIAPCNGDCTTLTPGSLRWSKISQAGLITPGGTGTWATDNLIKTNFTSTTTIPKNLKAGNYVIRHEIIALHSASSDNGAQFYPQCLNLKVTGSGSVAPSGGVAGTSLYKRTDAGILFNLYNNPTSYPFPGPALWTAAN from the exons ATGTTTTCCGCAGCACTCCTCCTCGGCGCCGTCGCCACTCTCCTCGACACCGTCTCTGCCCATGGCTTTATCAACAGCGTCAGCACCAACGGAGCGTCCACCAAAGGTTCTGATCCATCGTGGTACTACTCTCCCGCGAACTCGAGGCCTCAGACTGCCGGCTGGGACTCCCTGAACCAGGATAATGGATTCGTCGAGCCCGCTGCGCTTGGTACGGACGATATCAGCTGCCACAAGAGTGCAACCGCAGGCAGGCTCTATGCCAACGTCGCTGCTGGCTCTGTGCTCACCTTGTACTGGAACACCTGGCCAGAAAGCCACAAGGGACCCGTCATCAACTACATTGCTCCCTGCAACG GTGATTGCACAACCCTCACCCCTGGCTCTCTTCGCTGGAGCAAGATTTCCCAAGCCGGTCTGATCACCCCTGGCGGCACCGGCACATGGGCTACCGACAACCTGATCAAGACCAACTTCACCTCGACCACCACGATCCCCAAGAACCTCAAGGCCGGCAACTACGTCATCCGCCACGAGATCATCGCCCTGCACAGCGCTTCGAGCGACAACGGCGCTCAGTTCTACCCGCAG TGCCTGAACTTGAAGGTAACGGGAAGCGGCTCCGTCGCTCCTTCTGGAGGCGTTGCTGGCACCAGCCTGTACAAGAGGACCGACGCCGGTATCCTGTTCAACCTCTACAACAACCCCACAAGCTACCCGTTCCCTGGCCCCGCGCTCTGGACTGCGGCAAACTAA